In a single window of the Bradyrhizobium sp. ORS 285 genome:
- a CDS encoding MlaD family protein — METRANYVLIGSFTLAVLAAAVGFVLWFQSLHTTKQRSPLRVVFEGPAAGLRNGGSVNFNGIRVGEVISVKLDNPRRVVALAMVENNAPIRKDTLVGLEFQGLTGVAAISLKGGEEAAPPAPLDEDGVPVLRAEPTRLQDVTEAIRATLQNINKVVADNQDAVKSSIKNLEVFTQSLARNSERIDGVMSRVDGIMGKADTLMLGLNTLAGGKDGGELFLTVKSIRELAEDLDKRSGALMADGRRTLSDISRAVNNFDRNPTRVLFGASNSSPSNAQASQPAPAPSTSGRR, encoded by the coding sequence ATGGAAACGCGGGCGAATTACGTCCTGATCGGATCGTTCACGCTGGCCGTGCTTGCCGCGGCGGTCGGGTTCGTCCTGTGGTTCCAGAGCCTGCACACGACCAAGCAGCGCAGCCCGCTGCGTGTGGTGTTCGAGGGACCGGCCGCGGGCTTGCGCAACGGCGGAAGCGTCAATTTCAACGGTATCCGCGTCGGCGAGGTCATCTCGGTGAAGCTCGACAATCCGCGCCGCGTGGTGGCGCTGGCGATGGTCGAGAACAACGCGCCGATCCGCAAGGACACGCTCGTGGGCCTCGAGTTCCAGGGCCTCACCGGCGTGGCCGCAATTTCGCTCAAGGGCGGCGAGGAGGCTGCGCCGCCGGCACCGCTCGACGAGGACGGCGTGCCGGTGCTGCGCGCCGAACCGACCCGGCTTCAGGATGTCACCGAGGCGATCCGCGCCACCTTGCAGAACATCAACAAGGTGGTGGCTGACAACCAGGACGCCGTAAAGAGCTCGATCAAGAACCTTGAGGTCTTCACCCAGTCGCTGGCCCGCAACTCCGAGCGGATCGATGGCGTCATGAGCCGCGTCGACGGCATCATGGGCAAGGCGGACACCTTGATGCTCGGCCTCAATACGCTGGCCGGCGGCAAGGACGGCGGCGAGCTGTTCCTGACGGTGAAGTCGATCCGCGAGCTCGCCGAGGACCTGGACAAGCGCTCCGGCGCGCTGATGGCCGACGGACGGCGAACCTTGTCCGACATCAGCCGTGCGGTGAACAATTTCGACCGCAACCCGACCCGCGTCCTGTTCGGCGCCAGCAATTCCAGCCCGAGCAACGCCCAGGCCTCGCAGCCGGCCCCCGCACCGTCCACCAGCGGGCGGCGCTGA
- a CDS encoding Hpt domain-containing protein codes for MIPDLSRIEWMPSPPLVPDDGPISLDLLRRMTLGDSALEREVLEMFSTQAVRLLERLQVMPEDAATVAHTLKGSARAIGALDVADAAEGLETALQAGDPADALAWLATAVAQARAAISDMLGAA; via the coding sequence ATGATTCCCGACCTGTCACGGATCGAATGGATGCCCTCGCCACCGCTGGTGCCCGATGACGGGCCGATCAGCCTCGACCTTCTCAGGCGGATGACCCTCGGCGACAGCGCGCTCGAGCGCGAAGTGCTCGAAATGTTCTCCACCCAGGCCGTCCGCCTGCTGGAGCGGCTGCAGGTGATGCCTGAGGATGCGGCGACCGTCGCCCACACGCTCAAGGGCTCCGCCCGTGCGATCGGAGCGCTCGACGTCGCCGACGCCGCCGAGGGCCTGGAGACCGCGTTGCAGGCCGGCGATCCGGCCGACGCGCTGGCCTGGCTCGCCACCGCCGTGGCGCAGGCGCGCGCGGCCATTTCGGACATGCTCGGCGCGGCCTGA
- a CDS encoding 2Fe-2S iron-sulfur cluster-binding protein gives MAKITFVDHTGESRTVDIENGATVMEAAIRNAIPGIEAECGGACACATCHVYVDEAWREKVGPPTPMEEDMLDFGYDVRPNSRLSCQIKVSDELDGLVVSTPERQA, from the coding sequence ATGGCCAAGATCACCTTTGTCGACCACACCGGCGAATCCCGAACCGTTGACATCGAGAACGGCGCGACCGTGATGGAAGCGGCGATCCGCAACGCCATTCCGGGCATCGAGGCCGAATGTGGCGGCGCCTGTGCCTGCGCGACCTGCCATGTCTATGTCGACGAAGCCTGGCGTGAGAAGGTCGGCCCGCCGACCCCGATGGAAGAGGACATGCTGGATTTCGGCTACGACGTCCGGCCGAATTCGCGCCTGTCGTGCCAGATCAAGGTCTCCGACGAGCTCGACGGCCTCGTCGTCTCGACGCCCGAGCGTCAGGCCTGA
- a CDS encoding thioesterase family protein: protein MTETARPDHAPRLEDFPYRLADNVRFGDLDPNQHVNNAVYATYFETGRVTLMKDPRHGLLQEGLAWIMVRLDMHFRAELRWPGTIELGLGVVKLGRTSVTCEQVVFSDGRCVASATAVMVLIDEVTRKPAPLTPYLIRQLQPWARRGVSIAPPA, encoded by the coding sequence GTGACAGAGACGGCCCGCCCCGACCATGCGCCTCGGCTCGAGGACTTTCCCTACCGCCTCGCGGACAATGTCCGCTTCGGCGATCTCGATCCGAACCAGCACGTCAACAACGCGGTCTATGCGACCTATTTCGAGACGGGACGGGTGACCTTGATGAAGGACCCGCGGCATGGCCTGCTGCAGGAGGGGCTCGCCTGGATCATGGTGCGGCTCGACATGCATTTCCGCGCCGAGCTGCGCTGGCCGGGTACGATCGAGCTTGGTCTGGGCGTGGTGAAGCTGGGGCGAACGTCGGTGACCTGTGAGCAGGTCGTGTTCTCGGACGGGCGCTGCGTGGCCTCGGCCACCGCCGTGATGGTGCTGATCGACGAGGTGACGCGCAAGCCGGCGCCGCTGACGCCGTATCTGATCAGGCAGCTGCAGCCGTGGGCTCGCCGGGGCGTATCGATCGCGCCCCCGGCCTGA
- a CDS encoding NAD(P)/FAD-dependent oxidoreductase yields the protein MSEAIKTDVLIIGAGPCGLFAVFELGLLDIKAHLIDILDKVGGQCAELYPEKPIYDIPGVPMVTGQGLTDQLMEQIKPFSPTFHLGEMVASVEKIGDPGFRVTTDAGKVFECKVVVIAAGGGSFQPKRPPVPGIEAYEGTSVFYAVRKMEQFRDKHVVIVGGGDSALDWTLNLHPLAKRITLIHRRDDFRAAPHSVEQMRALVAGGKMDLRIGQVTALEGANGQLSAATIKGNDNAVETIPCEMMLPFFGLTMKLGPVAEWGIALEHNLIPVETSAFETSVPGIFAIGDINTYPGKIKLILCGFHEGALMAQKAHRYVYPEKRLVFQYTTSSSSLQKKLGVN from the coding sequence ATGAGTGAAGCGATCAAGACCGATGTGCTGATCATTGGCGCGGGTCCCTGCGGACTGTTTGCCGTGTTTGAACTGGGGCTGCTCGACATCAAGGCGCATCTGATCGACATCCTCGACAAGGTCGGCGGGCAGTGCGCCGAGTTGTATCCGGAGAAGCCGATCTACGACATTCCCGGCGTGCCGATGGTGACGGGGCAGGGGCTGACCGATCAGCTGATGGAGCAGATCAAGCCCTTCAGCCCGACCTTCCATCTCGGCGAGATGGTCGCGAGCGTCGAGAAGATCGGCGATCCCGGATTCCGCGTCACCACCGATGCCGGCAAGGTGTTCGAGTGCAAGGTCGTGGTGATCGCGGCCGGCGGCGGCTCGTTCCAGCCGAAGCGTCCGCCGGTGCCGGGCATCGAGGCCTATGAGGGCACCTCGGTGTTTTATGCCGTGCGCAAGATGGAGCAGTTCCGCGACAAGCATGTGGTCATCGTCGGCGGCGGCGACTCTGCGCTCGACTGGACGCTCAATCTGCATCCGCTCGCCAAGCGCATCACGCTGATCCATCGCCGCGACGACTTCCGCGCCGCGCCGCATAGCGTCGAGCAGATGCGCGCGCTTGTCGCAGGCGGCAAGATGGACCTGCGCATCGGCCAGGTCACCGCGCTCGAAGGCGCGAATGGCCAACTCTCCGCGGCGACGATCAAGGGCAACGACAATGCTGTCGAGACCATCCCTTGCGAGATGATGCTGCCGTTCTTCGGACTGACGATGAAGCTCGGACCCGTTGCCGAATGGGGGATCGCGCTCGAGCACAATCTGATCCCGGTCGAGACCTCCGCGTTCGAGACCTCCGTGCCCGGCATCTTCGCGATCGGCGACATCAATACCTATCCCGGCAAGATCAAGCTGATACTGTGCGGCTTCCATGAGGGCGCACTGATGGCGCAGAAGGCGCATCGCTACGTCTATCCGGAGAAGCGGCTGGTGTTCCAGTATACGACGTCGTCGTCGAGCCTGCAGAAGAAGCTCGGCGTCAACTAA